TGTTGATGCCAAATAAAGAACGAGGGATTGAAATATTGAAGATGGAGTTCCGGCGTTTTCTGTATACACTGGTTTTATTGCCGGCGCAAATAATCAGGACAGGGCGAATGATAGTATATCGATTGCTTGGCTATAATTCATGGCTGAAAGATTTTTTTGCGGCCTGGGAACGAATCCGGAGAATAGCAGTTACATAAAAAGTTTAAGCGATAAGCTGAAAATAAAAGAAATAGAATCTGAAAAGGGGACAGGTGTGTCAATTTTTTATGATTTTGGTCAAAATTAGACTTAAAAAAATATTTTTCCAGTTTAACGAAACAAAAAATAAATTTTATATGGACGAATAGAGCGAAAATAAAGATTTTACATGGCTACCGATTAATTTTAAGTCGCGCTTAAAAAAACTCGCTTGTTTTAGGTCTAGTAACAAAAATATCACCTTCATCAATAAGATATTTTCCCTCATTTTTCACTGGTTTATCACAGTAGGGTACAGTACTCCAATCAAAATCATCTTTTGTTATATCAGTTGTTCGAAGATATTGAGGATTATCGTTTTCATTTTTTATAGATTTAGATGTATACCCATATTGAGGCTTGAAACACAAATTCTCTATTTTTTCTTTTTGCCATTTAGATTTTTCTTCCATCTTACGCCGCCAATTCCATTGTTAACTGTTCAATAATTTTATCAAATTTACTTCCAAAGACTTTTCTGGCTTTTCCAAAACCGCCCATCTGGTTAAAAGGAGTATCTTCAAAATCTTCCATGGTAAGCTCAACGGATTCAGCGATGTGCTCTTTCATTTTTTCAAGCCAGTTTAATTGTTCCTGTGTAAAGGAAACATTCATCGCCCTTTGTTCTGAAAGCCATCTGGAAAAGCGTTTATCCACGGTATCGGAAAAAGGTTCAAGCTCCTTCTCTTTGCCCAGCTCAAACTTTAATAGTGAAACAAAATCAGAAATTTTGTTTCTGCTTAATCCGTGCACTTTTGAAACCTCAAGCTGTTTGTATGCCTGCCATATTTTCAAAGGGGTTAAACTGTATGGCGGAGTTTTTATCTTTTCAGACAGTTCTTTTAATTCATTCCAATGCAGTTTTTTCTTCGCATTATAAAACACCTGCAAGGCATCCAGCTCATTCTTGTTTTTCTCAATAAACGCCCGGAAGGATTTAATAACATCTTTTGCCTTTTCTGCTGCCATCGGGGAATACCCTGCCGTGATAATTTCATCAACTGAAACATCATCGAGTATCTGCTCGGTTTCAGCTTTTAATTCAGGAAGCCGTTCCATAAGCTTCGCATTTCCAATAAATGGTTTTACGGCTTCAAGCATTTTCTTTTCCGCGTACTCATTAAGCTCTTTCCGGGCAGGCGTATATTCAGTTTTTCCTTTTTCTTCCTGCACCGCCTCATAAATTCTATCTTCATCTATTGCCATTATAAAATCATGAGCAAAATCAGATAATAGTTTATTGCCTGTAATTTTTTTTACCTCTGTAATTTGCTCTTCAGTAAGTTTTTTCTGCAATCTCACAAGGCGGCCGGCCATTGAGGATAATTTTTCTTTTGTAGGTTTCCCGTATCTGATTGATTTTAACAGTTTTTCAAAAGAAACAGTTGGTTTTTGCTCCAATGGCGTGGTATCGCTAAGCCCTTCCGCTTCTGTTACGCCAACAGCATCAACAATTACAAACCTTTCCTTTGCAAGCGCGTCCGGAGTGACCGCCATAAAATCATCATTGCGCATAACTCTTACGCCTCTGCCCTTCATCTGTTCAAAATAATTTCTGCTTTTCACGGAACGCATAAAGAATACTATCTCAAGGGGTTTTATATCCGTACCGGTCGCAATCATATCAACAGTTACCGCTATTCTTGGATAAAAATCATTTCTGAACTGCCTGATTAAGTTTTCAGGCTTATCGCCCTCTGTTTTATAAGTGATCTTTACCGCGAAATCATTGCCCTCATCGAACTCCTCTCTTACTAT
The DNA window shown above is from bacterium and carries:
- a CDS encoding IS1380 family transposase, whose protein sequence is LMPNKERGIEILKMEFRRFLYTLVLLPAQIIRTGRMIVYRLLGYNSWLKDFFAAWERIRRIAVT